A single genomic interval of Shewanella psychropiezotolerans harbors:
- a CDS encoding glycoside hydrolase family 2 TIM barrel-domain containing protein, translating to MIPNALMPEELTSYRAKKNKLTQLITACLICLSLPAQLALAADRWQDHTIFEVNKEAPHASFFPYSSVSKATKDEYRNSSNFLDLNGIWHFHYAKNPKSAPSDFASASFDESGWSTIAVPGNWETQGYGHAIYLDERYPFTTTWPNAPTDHNPTGSYRREITLPENWNAKQVFFHVGAARSSFTLFVNGKEVGYSQGAKTPAEFDISDYLKAGNNLIAMKIIRWSDASYLESQDMLRMSGIERDVYLYATEPQRIVDIDASYKLNNDLNRADMTLTLKLKNHNKEQKVSLDYRIVSPAGSDIAKGAKSLSLNGERDEQFKFTLKHPQLWSAETPELYQLIVNLRDQDGALLQSSSQKIGFRRIEIRGGQLLVNNKAITIRGVDRHETDPMTGHVVSRESMEKDIRLMKQSNINAVRSSHYPNDPYWLQLADKYGMYIIDEANIESHPLAIDEKTQLGNEMSWLPAHQARVERMLERDKNHASIIIWSLGNEAGEGKLFESLYHWVKQRDPSRPVQYEPAGTEAYTDIVAPMYPSIERIEKYAKNNSDRPLIMIEYAHAMGNSVGNLQDYWDVIERYPNLQGGFIWDWVDQSLAFTNDKGQRYWAYGKDYEPDMPTDGNFLNNGLVDPDRNPHPHLSQVKKVYQPIGFSSFQIDGAEISLTLSNKYDFKDTSGLALSWSLQQDGVSIFTRQIKMPLIPAGESKTIKFKLESQQAQKLNKHYDYHLLVTALVDSPQPMLPSGHSLAFEQFEIQLASPAITKFSQSSRISETDDLWLLSMNKNSYAISKDTGWLTQVNTGGESQITAPLMANFWRAPTDNDLGNGLPKWGGVWQDAATELELESIEKVNNKRLRVTQVHPTLGFSLVSLYRLNNKGELVIKSQFKPGDKALPDLPRFGFSTRLPFDRRFMSYFGRGPEETYADRSTGNPLGWYQLPIEKLYHRYSRPQETGQRTQVRYAAVTNSEGTGLMAVAAKELQTSLWPFSQTDIDFRSGDAQSSASGLVPVTQNHGAEIPIRDYVTWNIDYKQMGVGGDTSWGRQVHQAYRIQAQPINFEFRLVPIDSSSQLQQLARD from the coding sequence TTGATACCTAACGCATTAATGCCGGAAGAGTTAACGTCTTACCGAGCTAAGAAAAACAAGTTAACTCAGCTGATAACCGCCTGCCTTATCTGTTTGAGTCTTCCCGCCCAGCTCGCCTTGGCTGCCGATCGTTGGCAAGACCACACCATCTTTGAAGTGAATAAAGAAGCCCCCCACGCCAGCTTTTTTCCATACAGCTCGGTCAGCAAGGCCACTAAAGATGAGTATCGTAACAGTAGCAACTTTTTGGATCTTAACGGGATCTGGCACTTTCATTACGCCAAAAACCCTAAGTCTGCGCCGTCCGACTTTGCCAGCGCCTCCTTCGATGAGTCAGGCTGGAGCACAATTGCAGTTCCCGGCAACTGGGAAACTCAGGGCTATGGCCATGCCATCTACTTAGATGAACGCTACCCCTTCACTACGACCTGGCCAAATGCGCCAACAGATCACAACCCCACAGGCAGCTATCGACGGGAAATCACCTTGCCGGAAAACTGGAACGCCAAGCAGGTCTTCTTCCATGTTGGCGCGGCGCGATCTTCCTTCACCTTGTTCGTCAACGGCAAGGAGGTGGGCTACAGTCAAGGCGCCAAGACCCCAGCCGAGTTTGATATCTCTGATTATTTGAAAGCGGGTAACAACCTGATCGCCATGAAGATCATCCGCTGGAGTGATGCCAGTTATCTTGAAAGCCAAGATATGCTGCGTATGAGTGGCATAGAGAGAGATGTTTATCTCTACGCCACCGAGCCGCAGCGAATTGTCGATATCGATGCAAGCTATAAACTCAACAACGATCTTAACCGCGCCGATATGACGCTGACACTCAAGCTAAAGAATCACAATAAAGAGCAGAAGGTCTCTTTGGATTACCGAATCGTCTCTCCCGCTGGCAGTGACATCGCTAAAGGGGCGAAATCACTCAGCTTAAACGGAGAGAGAGATGAGCAGTTCAAGTTTACACTCAAGCATCCTCAACTGTGGAGCGCCGAGACACCAGAACTGTATCAGCTTATCGTCAACCTAAGAGACCAGGATGGCGCATTACTCCAATCCAGTAGTCAGAAAATAGGCTTTCGCCGTATCGAGATAAGAGGCGGTCAGCTACTCGTCAACAACAAGGCCATCACAATACGCGGTGTCGACCGCCACGAAACCGATCCAATGACTGGTCATGTGGTTAGCCGTGAGAGCATGGAAAAAGATATACGCTTGATGAAGCAAAGTAACATCAACGCCGTGCGCTCGAGTCACTACCCTAACGATCCCTATTGGCTACAACTCGCCGACAAATATGGCATGTATATTATCGATGAAGCCAATATCGAATCCCATCCATTGGCAATCGATGAAAAGACTCAACTCGGCAATGAGATGAGCTGGCTGCCGGCCCACCAAGCTAGGGTCGAACGTATGCTGGAGCGCGACAAGAATCATGCCTCTATCATCATCTGGTCATTGGGCAACGAGGCGGGTGAAGGCAAGTTATTCGAGTCTCTTTACCACTGGGTAAAACAACGAGATCCCAGCCGCCCGGTCCAGTATGAACCGGCAGGTACTGAGGCCTATACCGACATAGTGGCCCCCATGTATCCGTCCATCGAACGCATAGAAAAATATGCTAAGAATAATAGCGACAGACCACTGATCATGATCGAATATGCCCATGCCATGGGTAATTCGGTGGGTAATTTACAAGATTACTGGGACGTCATCGAGCGCTACCCTAACCTGCAAGGTGGATTTATCTGGGATTGGGTCGATCAATCTCTGGCCTTCACCAATGATAAAGGCCAAAGATATTGGGCCTACGGCAAGGACTATGAACCAGATATGCCTACCGATGGCAACTTCCTCAATAATGGCCTAGTGGATCCCGACCGTAACCCTCATCCACACCTGAGCCAAGTAAAGAAGGTGTATCAGCCTATTGGATTCAGCAGTTTCCAGATAGATGGTGCCGAAATAAGCTTGACCCTGAGTAATAAATACGACTTCAAAGACACATCGGGTCTGGCGCTAAGTTGGTCACTGCAACAAGATGGTGTATCGATCTTCACTCGCCAAATTAAGATGCCGCTAATTCCAGCCGGAGAGAGTAAAACGATCAAATTCAAACTCGAATCTCAGCAGGCACAGAAGCTTAATAAACACTACGACTATCATCTGCTGGTCACCGCACTGGTCGATAGCCCACAACCCATGTTGCCCTCGGGTCACAGCTTGGCCTTCGAACAATTTGAGATCCAGCTAGCCTCTCCTGCGATAACCAAGTTCAGCCAAAGCAGTCGTATTAGCGAAACAGATGATTTATGGCTACTAAGTATGAATAAAAACAGCTACGCCATCTCGAAAGATACTGGTTGGCTAACCCAAGTTAACACAGGCGGAGAATCTCAGATAACCGCTCCTTTAATGGCAAACTTCTGGCGTGCACCGACAGATAATGATCTGGGTAATGGTCTGCCGAAGTGGGGTGGTGTTTGGCAGGACGCGGCCACTGAGCTTGAACTTGAATCTATCGAAAAAGTTAACAATAAGCGTCTTAGGGTCACCCAAGTCCATCCAACACTCGGCTTTAGTTTAGTCAGCCTCTACCGGCTCAATAACAAGGGTGAGCTAGTGATAAAGAGTCAATTTAAACCCGGTGACAAGGCACTACCAGATCTTCCCAGGTTTGGCTTTAGCACTCGACTGCCTTTCGATCGACGATTTATGAGTTACTTCGGTCGCGGCCCAGAAGAAACCTATGCAGACAGATCCACTGGGAATCCATTGGGTTGGTACCAATTGCCTATCGAGAAGCTATATCACCGCTACTCTCGCCCCCAAGAGACAGGCCAGCGAACTCAGGTGCGATATGCTGCTGTAACCAATAGTGAAGGCACAGGCTTAATGGCCGTCGCGGCCAAAGAGTTACAAACCAGCCTATGGCCCTTCTCTCAGACCGATATCGACTTTAGATCCGGTGATGCTCAAAGCTCGGCTTCGGGCTTAGTCCCTGTCACTCAGAACCATGGCGCCGAGATCCCGATTAGAGACTATGTGACCTGGAATATCGATTATAAACAGATGGGTGTAGGCGGAGATACCTCATGGGGCAGACAAGTCCATCAAGCTTATCGTATCCAGGCACAGCCCATAAATTTCGAGTTCAGGCTTGTTCCCATCGACTCGAGTAGCCAGCTGCAGCAACTAGCCAGAGACTAG
- a CDS encoding solute:sodium symporter family transporter, protein MEQIIQLVIFFGLTATVGLITYLKCRNIKRDTSDSKDYFLAGGGLSWVVVAGSLMMTNISAEQIVGMNGAQALLVAWWEISAAIGLIILAKWLIPIYYKYNCTTTTELLERKYNDKGIRAMVSVLFMLGYAFILLPVVLYTGSLFMKSMFGLQISVTMLAIIFAVVGAVYAIFGGLRAIAISDTLNGIGLIAMGIVVSYLAMNAINWDLSGIPIERITLIGDDKSDIPWHTLLTGMIFIQIFYWGTNMVITQRALAAKSVEEAKKGLYAAVVMKLIVPFIVVLPGIVAFKLYGDVGDVAYGRLVGDLLPSWLSGAFAAVIAGAVLSSFNSCLNSAAALYTCDIHQNYINPNADVRKIGTRVALVFTLISVALVPVFAQSESIISLLQQLNGLYSMPVLAAFICALVFKNVHAKAIKIGLVFGVLIYAVFTFVWSPFHFIHMMAITLFATILVTLLLSKFVFGGQIVTPVAATES, encoded by the coding sequence ATGGAACAGATCATTCAACTGGTCATATTTTTTGGCCTGACGGCGACGGTGGGACTGATTACCTACCTTAAGTGCCGTAACATCAAACGAGACACCAGCGACAGCAAGGATTACTTTTTAGCTGGCGGCGGCCTGAGTTGGGTGGTTGTAGCGGGCTCCTTGATGATGACCAACATCAGTGCCGAGCAGATCGTCGGCATGAACGGCGCTCAGGCATTACTGGTTGCCTGGTGGGAAATTAGTGCCGCCATTGGCCTGATAATCTTGGCTAAGTGGCTCATCCCTATCTATTACAAATACAATTGTACCACCACCACAGAACTGCTGGAGCGCAAGTACAATGATAAGGGCATTCGCGCCATGGTCTCGGTACTCTTCATGCTGGGCTATGCCTTTATCTTGCTACCTGTAGTGCTCTACACCGGCTCATTGTTTATGAAATCTATGTTTGGCCTGCAGATATCCGTCACCATGCTGGCCATTATCTTCGCCGTTGTCGGCGCCGTCTATGCCATCTTCGGTGGCCTCAGAGCCATTGCCATATCAGACACTTTAAACGGCATAGGTCTGATAGCCATGGGGATTGTTGTCTCATATCTGGCCATGAACGCAATTAACTGGGATCTCTCGGGCATCCCGATTGAGCGCATCACGCTTATTGGCGATGATAAATCAGATATCCCCTGGCATACTTTGTTGACAGGTATGATCTTCATTCAGATTTTCTACTGGGGAACCAATATGGTGATCACCCAGAGAGCCCTGGCTGCCAAATCTGTGGAAGAAGCGAAAAAAGGACTTTATGCCGCAGTGGTGATGAAGTTAATCGTGCCTTTCATTGTTGTGCTGCCCGGAATTGTCGCCTTCAAGTTATATGGTGACGTAGGCGATGTCGCCTATGGGAGGTTAGTGGGAGACTTATTGCCATCTTGGTTATCCGGCGCTTTCGCAGCCGTGATTGCCGGCGCTGTGCTGAGCTCATTTAACTCTTGCCTTAACTCGGCGGCGGCGCTCTATACCTGTGATATTCACCAGAACTATATCAACCCCAATGCCGACGTGCGTAAGATAGGCACCCGTGTAGCCTTAGTCTTCACCTTAATCTCGGTCGCTCTGGTACCTGTTTTTGCACAATCGGAGAGCATCATCTCCTTGCTGCAACAACTCAATGGCCTCTACTCTATGCCAGTGTTAGCCGCCTTTATCTGCGCCTTGGTGTTTAAGAATGTTCACGCTAAGGCGATCAAGATTGGCCTGGTCTTCGGTGTACTCATATACGCCGTATTCACCTTCGTTTGGAGCCCTTTCCACTTCATACATATGATGGCGATCACCCTATTTGCGACCATCTTGGTCACCCTGTTACTGAGTAAGTTTGTCTTTGGTGGCCAGATCGTCACCCCCGTAGCAGCGACGGAGAGCTAG
- the galK gene encoding galactokinase, which yields MLNPAQRANKLFVQTFGTTADDLYLAPGRVNLIGEHTDYNDGFVLPAAINFHTIIAVKRRDDDLYRAVSDAFPGEIKEWNFGQEGTMNPDDGWVNYLKGFTAAMAAAGLSAKGLDISVVGNVPLGAGLSSSAALEVAFGTAVNDCSQLRLSPLAVAQMAQRGENQYVGCACGIMDQMISALGEQDHALLIDCEDLDSEPVHIPDSLSLIIVNSNVQRGLVDSEYNLRREQCEEVADHFGVESLRHVDLCQLEAARSELSDVSYRRARHVLTENRRTQHASHALEAGNIPKLSELMAQSHASMRDDFEITVTEIDTLVDIIAQVIGDRGGVRMTGGGFGGCIVALVDHALTDAVVEAIESQYAEKTGLEATVYLCSASAGATRVDEEVY from the coding sequence ATGTTGAATCCCGCACAGCGCGCGAACAAATTATTTGTGCAAACCTTTGGCACAACAGCAGACGATCTTTACTTGGCTCCTGGCCGGGTAAACTTGATCGGAGAACATACAGATTATAATGATGGTTTTGTCTTACCCGCCGCCATCAATTTCCATACGATTATCGCAGTCAAGCGACGGGATGATGATCTCTATCGCGCCGTATCCGATGCCTTCCCAGGTGAAATAAAAGAATGGAACTTCGGTCAGGAAGGCACCATGAATCCTGATGATGGCTGGGTTAATTACCTAAAGGGTTTTACTGCAGCCATGGCTGCAGCTGGACTCTCGGCTAAAGGACTCGATATCTCTGTGGTTGGCAATGTGCCTTTAGGTGCAGGCCTCTCATCATCGGCAGCCTTAGAGGTAGCCTTCGGCACCGCAGTCAATGATTGCAGTCAGCTTAGGCTCTCACCCCTTGCCGTAGCTCAGATGGCTCAGCGCGGTGAAAATCAATACGTAGGCTGCGCCTGCGGTATCATGGATCAAATGATCAGCGCCCTAGGCGAGCAAGATCATGCCCTGCTGATAGATTGTGAAGACTTAGACAGTGAGCCAGTTCATATTCCCGACAGCCTAAGTCTTATCATAGTCAACTCAAATGTTCAGCGAGGACTCGTCGACTCTGAGTACAACCTAAGACGCGAGCAATGCGAAGAAGTCGCCGATCACTTCGGAGTTGAAAGCCTGAGGCATGTCGATCTCTGCCAACTTGAAGCCGCTAGATCTGAGCTATCCGATGTCAGTTATAGACGAGCACGACATGTGCTGACAGAAAACCGCAGGACGCAACACGCCAGCCATGCATTAGAAGCGGGCAATATACCTAAATTAAGTGAGCTGATGGCTCAATCCCACGCCTCTATGCGTGATGATTTCGAGATAACAGTGACAGAAATAGATACCTTAGTCGACATCATCGCACAAGTCATAGGCGACCGTGGCGGCGTGAGAATGACAGGTGGGGGCTTTGGTGGTTGTATCGTTGCTTTAGTGGATCATGCCTTGACCGATGCAGTGGTCGAAGCGATTGAGAGTCAATATGCAGAAAAGACAGGATTAGAAGCCACTGTTTACCTCTGTTCGGCCAGTGCTGGAGCGACCCGAGTAGATGAAGAAGTTTATTAA
- a CDS encoding aldose epimerase family protein — protein MVRFRPLDLWTDPRGGQIERVRIDNGIIAMEVLSLGGIIRSLWTPDRHGERGNIVLGCDSIEDYLKQGAHLGAIAGRYANRIANGKMSFGEDEYRLDINQASHCLHGGSEGFNRKHWHMGQLPDGVRLNLVSPDGDMGFPGICNVQLDYRLVGNNLYMEIFAAVNKPCPISLTQHSYFNLEGSGSTSNAEHQLQIDTTSMLTLDDSGIPTGMKDASGSLLDFRRSKALSIVQNDESFVSTSGIDHCYLTNASDSEMTRFGCLSASESGRSMTLYTNQPSVQIYGANYLGGNLGKGGKELKSHHAICIEPQQLPDGANQPTLEADPWIKPKEIYHHISRYEFKTF, from the coding sequence ATGGTACGTTTTCGCCCGCTAGACCTCTGGACCGATCCTCGTGGCGGTCAAATCGAACGTGTCAGGATAGATAATGGCATCATAGCCATGGAAGTATTGAGCTTAGGCGGAATCATACGTTCCTTGTGGACTCCGGATCGTCATGGCGAGCGAGGCAATATCGTGCTTGGCTGTGACTCTATCGAAGATTACCTCAAACAAGGCGCTCACTTAGGTGCCATTGCCGGAAGATATGCCAATCGCATAGCCAATGGCAAGATGAGTTTCGGTGAAGATGAATATCGGTTAGATATCAATCAGGCGAGTCATTGCCTCCATGGGGGGAGCGAGGGCTTTAATCGCAAACACTGGCATATGGGTCAACTGCCCGATGGCGTTCGCCTTAACTTAGTCAGTCCCGATGGCGATATGGGCTTTCCGGGGATCTGTAACGTGCAGTTAGATTATCGATTGGTGGGAAATAATCTCTATATGGAGATCTTTGCTGCAGTCAATAAGCCTTGTCCCATTAGCTTGACTCAACATAGTTATTTCAATCTTGAAGGCAGTGGTTCAACGAGTAACGCAGAGCATCAATTACAGATAGATACCACCAGCATGCTCACTCTGGACGACTCAGGTATTCCCACAGGAATGAAAGATGCTTCGGGTTCTTTGCTGGATTTCCGCCGTTCTAAAGCCTTATCTATCGTCCAAAATGATGAAAGTTTTGTCTCCACATCCGGAATAGATCATTGCTACCTAACAAACGCTTCAGACTCAGAAATGACTCGCTTTGGCTGCCTCAGCGCATCTGAATCCGGTAGAAGTATGACGCTATATACTAATCAGCCCAGTGTGCAGATTTACGGGGCAAATTACCTTGGAGGTAATTTGGGTAAAGGTGGCAAGGAATTAAAATCACATCACGCCATCTGTATCGAGCCGCAGCAGCTTCCAGACGGTGCCAATCAGCCCACTCTGGAAGCCGATCCCTGGATAAAACCGAAAGAGATTTACCACCATATCAGCCGTTATGAGTTTAAGACGTTTTAA
- a CDS encoding NAD(P)H-quinone oxidoreductase, with product MPNILLPQDYLHVDFDHPGDADVMFFKRSSLPELAKDQVLIKVAYAGVNGPDVAQRKGAYPPPKDASPILGLEVAGEVCALGAEVSQWQLGDKVTALVPGGGYGEYVVTHYSHCLPIPQGWTLEQAAAIPETFFTVWGNLFMRAGLQSGETVLIHGGSGGIGSAAIALAKAFGARVIATSGSDEKCDYCLSLGADLALNYQDDFVQPVMDYTSNLGVNLVFDIAGGDFINQNLKALAVDGRMVSVAMQRGPQAQVDIFRIMAKRITWTGSTLRPQSVEAKANIASELRQKVWPLLELTRDGESCNNKLVPNISARFSLADSVGAHRLMESGLHRGKIVLSVHGEESD from the coding sequence ATGCCAAACATCTTACTACCCCAAGATTATCTTCATGTTGATTTCGATCATCCCGGCGACGCCGATGTGATGTTTTTTAAGCGCTCCTCCTTGCCTGAACTTGCCAAAGACCAAGTATTAATCAAGGTCGCCTATGCCGGTGTCAATGGCCCCGATGTTGCTCAAAGAAAGGGAGCCTATCCGCCGCCTAAGGATGCGAGTCCTATCTTGGGTCTGGAAGTGGCTGGAGAAGTCTGCGCTCTGGGAGCTGAGGTGAGCCAATGGCAACTAGGTGACAAGGTCACGGCCTTAGTGCCTGGTGGTGGCTATGGCGAGTATGTGGTCACCCATTACTCCCATTGCTTACCTATCCCTCAGGGCTGGACTCTGGAGCAAGCCGCCGCTATCCCGGAAACTTTCTTCACCGTGTGGGGTAATCTGTTTATGCGAGCGGGTTTGCAATCCGGGGAGACTGTGCTTATTCATGGTGGTTCAGGCGGGATTGGTAGCGCGGCGATAGCCTTAGCTAAAGCATTCGGAGCCAGAGTCATAGCCACATCGGGTAGCGATGAGAAATGTGATTATTGTCTGAGTCTAGGGGCCGATTTAGCCCTCAATTATCAGGATGATTTTGTTCAACCTGTGATGGATTACACCTCAAATTTGGGTGTAAATCTGGTGTTCGATATCGCCGGTGGCGATTTTATCAACCAAAATTTGAAGGCGTTAGCCGTCGATGGACGCATGGTGTCAGTTGCCATGCAAAGGGGGCCACAGGCGCAAGTGGACATATTTAGGATCATGGCTAAGCGCATCACCTGGACAGGTTCCACATTAAGGCCTCAGAGTGTAGAGGCTAAGGCCAATATAGCTTCTGAGTTACGGCAAAAGGTCTGGCCATTACTGGAGCTAACTCGAGATGGTGAATCCTGTAACAATAAGCTAGTGCCAAATATATCGGCGCGATTTTCTCTTGCTGACAGTGTCGGAGCGCATCGACTGATGGAATCGGGTCTGCACAGAGGAAAAATAGTGTTATCGGTTCATGGAGAAGAGTCTGATTGA